The Oceanicaulis alexandrii DSM 11625 DNA segment GACCACGGTGATGAGCAATTTCGGTCTGGAGCGTTACCTGACGTCAGAAAACCTCAAGCTGATCAGAACCCAGGTGGGCGACCGCCATGTGGTCGAAGCCATGCGCAGCGGCGGCTATAATGTGGGCGGCGAGCAGTCTGGGCATGTGGTCTTGCTTGATCACGCCACCACCGGAGACGGTCTGATCGCCGCGCTGCAGGTTCTGGCGAGCTGCGTCCGCGCGCAGAAGCCCGCGAGCGAAATCTGCCATCTGTTCGAGCCGGCCCCGCAGGTCCTGATCAATGTGCGCTATCAGGGCGCTTCGCCGCTGGAGCTTGAAAGCGTGCAGAAGGCGCAAGCCGACGCCGAAGCCCGACTGGGCAATCAGGGCCGTCTGGTCTTGCGCAAATCAGGCACAGAGCCGCTGATCCGGGTGATGACCCAGGGCGACGACGACCAGCTGGTCACCTCCGTGGCCGAAGATCTGGCCGAAGCGATCCGGCAAGCGGCGTCCTAAACCCGCCGCTCACCGTTCAGAAGACCCGACAGCAGCGCGGTGCTCGCGGTTTCGTCCGCCTTCAGCGCCATCGCCGCAAACGCTTCGAGATAGCCCTGCGGCGAGCCGGTATCATAGGTGACGCCGTCAAACTTGTAAGCGTGGAAAGGTCGGCTCTTCAAAAGCGTGACCATGGAATCCGTCAGCTGGATTTCGCCGCCCGCGCCCGGCGCCTGAGCGCCCAGCAGATCCATGATCTGCGGCTCGAGGATATAACGGCCCGACAGCATCAGATTGGACGGCGCCTGATCGACGGGCGGCTTTTCCACCATGCCCGTCATTTCCAGAAGCACGCCCTTGTCCTCACCGGGTTCGATCACGCCGTATCTTGAGACATCTTCATGCGGCACGGCCTCGACGGAGACCATATTGCCGCCCGTTCCGGCATAGGCGTCGACCATGCCCTTCAGGCACGGCTTGGCGCCATCCATGATCATGTCGGGCAGCATCACCGCGAACGGATCATCGCCTACCAGATCGCGCGCGCACCAGATGGCGTGTCCCAGGCCTTTGGGGGCCTGCTGTCGCACAAAACTGCACGCGCCGGCTTCAGGGCGCAGCGCATCAAGGGTGTCCAGAAGCGCGGTCTTGTTCTTTTGCGCCAGCGCCGCTTCCAGCTCGAAGGCGTGATCGAAATAGTCTTCGATCGCGCCCTTGTTGCGCCCGGTGATGAAGATGAAATGCTCGATCCCGGCGGCGATGGCCTCATCGACCACATATTGCAGTGCCGGTCGGTCATAGACCGGCAGCAATTCTTTGGGGATGACCTTGGTGGCGGGCAGGACACGCGTCCCGAACCCGGCGACCGGAATTACAGCTTTGCGAACGGCCCGCGACATACTCACCCCCTAGCGTGTTCTGCGTGGTTGATAGCTTGTGGGCCGCCCCGCCGCAATGTCTGCGCGAGCCGGTTTATTCAACCGTCACAGACTTTGCCAGATTTCGCGGCTGGTCCACATCCGTGCCTTTCAGCGAGGCGGTGTGATAGGCGAGCAGCTGGATCGGCGCCGCCGCGACGATGGGCCGGATGAAATCCGGGCAATCGGGCATGGTCACCACATGGGACGCCGCGTCGCCTGCAAGCGACGCGCCTTTCTGATCGGTGATCAGAATGACCTCGGCGCCGCGGGCGGCGACTTCCTGCATGTTGGACAGCGTCTTCTCAAACAGGCCGTCATACGGAGCGGCCACCACAACCGGCGTCCCCTCTTCAATCAGCGCGATCGGGCCATGCTTGAGCTCGCCGGCGGCATAGCCTTCGGCATGAATATAGCTGATTTCCTTGAGCTTCAGCGCGCCTTCCATAGCCAGCGGGTGGTAGACTCCCCGTCCCAGATAGAGCACATCGCGCACCTGGGTCAGGCGATGAGCGATCACCTCGATCTGCGGCTCCGCCGCCAGCGCGGCGTTGATCAGACGCGGCGCTTCGAGAAGCTCTGTGACGAAACGCGCTTCGTCCGCTTCGGTCAAAACACCCCGCGCCCGGCCTGCACCGATGGCGAGGCACGCCAGCGCGGTCAATTGCGCGGTGAAAGCCTTGGTGGACGCCACACCGATTTCAGGGCCGGCCTGGGTCTGAGCGATCGCGTCCGCTTCCCGCGCAATGGAAGACTCAGCGACATTCACCACCGCCAGCGTCTTCGCGCCCGCGGCCTTGCAGTACCGCAACGCGGCCAGCGTGTCGGCGGTTTCACCCGATTGCGAGATAAACAGCGCAGCGTCCCTGGGGCCGATCACCGGATCGCGATAGCGGAACTCCGACGCCACGTCGATCTCGACCGCCAATCGGGCGTGAGCTTCAAACCAGTGCTTGGCGATGGCGCCAGCGTAATACGCGGTGCCGCACGCCGTGCTCAGCAAGCGATTGATATTGGCCCAATCGAGCAGCTCACCCGTGTTGAACCGCCCGGCATCCACATCGACATAGCGCGACAAGGTATGGGCGATGGCGTCGGGCTGTTCATGGATTTCCTTCTCCATGAAGTGGCGATACTCGCCCTTGTCGGCGAACCCGGCCACGGCGCGAGACACATGCACTTCGCGATTAGCGGGGCGCTTCTCCGCGTCGAGGATGCGCACGTCATCGGCGGTCACAACCGCGCGGTCGCCCTCTTCGAGATAGATCACCTTGTTGGTCCAGCCCGCGAGCGCAAGGGAGTCCGAGCCCACATAGCCTTCGCTTTCGCCCAGCCCCACCACCAGCGGACAGCCCGACCGCGCCACATAGAGCGCACCCGGCTCGTCCACGTTCAGCGCCGCCAGCGCATAGGCGCCGCGCAAGCGGTCCACCGCCGCATTAAAGGCCGCGGCCATGTCGAGGCCCTGTTTGAGGCCTGATGCGATCAGATGCGCGATGACTTCGGAATCGGTCGGCGTGACGCAGTCAAAACCTTCAGTCTTCAATTCCCCGCGCAAATCCTGAAAGTTCTCGATGATGCCGTTATGAACAATCGCCACCGGCCCCGATGCGTGAGGGTGCGCGTTCTCAAGGGTGGGAGCGCCATGAGTGGCCCAGCGGGTGTGACCGATGCCGATGACGCCATCGGTCGGCGCGCTTGCGATCGCCTGATCCAGACCGGCGATCTTGCCGGGCGCCCGGCGACGCTCGAGCACGCCCTGAGGGGTGATGACAGCGACGCCGGCTGAATCATATCCGCGGTATTCGAGCCGCCGCAGCCCGTCCACGAGACGTTCAGTGACCTGGGTCGAACCGACAATGCCGACAATACCGCACATAGACTGCTCCTGAGCTCAAACCGTTCGCGCTTGTCTTCGATAGTCAGAGCGCTGGACCCTGACTAGCGAAAGACATGCCGTAATCGCACGAAAGGCTTCAACAATTACTGCGACAGGTTTCAGGCGAGTCTGTGGCTATCGTCCGATGCTGACATATTTGAAGCCGCGTTCAGTCATGTCTGCGGGATCATAGATATTGCGCAGATCAACCAGGACTGAGCCCTTCATGCACTCGCGGACCCGGTCAAGATCAAGCGCCCGGAACTCGTTCCATTCGGTGATGATCACCATCACGTCAGCGTCTTCCGCACACAGATAAGCGCCTGTGGTCATCTCCACATCATTGAGCAGC contains these protein-coding regions:
- the galU gene encoding UTP--glucose-1-phosphate uridylyltransferase GalU produces the protein MSRAVRKAVIPVAGFGTRVLPATKVIPKELLPVYDRPALQYVVDEAIAAGIEHFIFITGRNKGAIEDYFDHAFELEAALAQKNKTALLDTLDALRPEAGACSFVRQQAPKGLGHAIWCARDLVGDDPFAVMLPDMIMDGAKPCLKGMVDAYAGTGGNMVSVEAVPHEDVSRYGVIEPGEDKGVLLEMTGMVEKPPVDQAPSNLMLSGRYILEPQIMDLLGAQAPGAGGEIQLTDSMVTLLKSRPFHAYKFDGVTYDTGSPQGYLEAFAAMALKADETASTALLSGLLNGERRV
- the glmS gene encoding glutamine--fructose-6-phosphate transaminase (isomerizing); the protein is MCGIVGIVGSTQVTERLVDGLRRLEYRGYDSAGVAVITPQGVLERRRAPGKIAGLDQAIASAPTDGVIGIGHTRWATHGAPTLENAHPHASGPVAIVHNGIIENFQDLRGELKTEGFDCVTPTDSEVIAHLIASGLKQGLDMAAAFNAAVDRLRGAYALAALNVDEPGALYVARSGCPLVVGLGESEGYVGSDSLALAGWTNKVIYLEEGDRAVVTADDVRILDAEKRPANREVHVSRAVAGFADKGEYRHFMEKEIHEQPDAIAHTLSRYVDVDAGRFNTGELLDWANINRLLSTACGTAYYAGAIAKHWFEAHARLAVEIDVASEFRYRDPVIGPRDAALFISQSGETADTLAALRYCKAAGAKTLAVVNVAESSIAREADAIAQTQAGPEIGVASTKAFTAQLTALACLAIGAGRARGVLTEADEARFVTELLEAPRLINAALAAEPQIEVIAHRLTQVRDVLYLGRGVYHPLAMEGALKLKEISYIHAEGYAAGELKHGPIALIEEGTPVVVAAPYDGLFEKTLSNMQEVAARGAEVILITDQKGASLAGDAASHVVTMPDCPDFIRPIVAAAPIQLLAYHTASLKGTDVDQPRNLAKSVTVE